Below is a window of bacterium DNA.
CCATCCAAGGACTGAAGGTCCCAATATTGCTCCTACAATAAGCCATCCAATGATAGAGGGTTGTTTTAATTTTCTTATAAGTCTTGCTCCAATAACTCCGATGATAAGGACAATACCAATGGCAAGCAAATTAGTCATTCTTTACGTAATAATGGTGTCAAGTCTGATTTTTCTCTTTTAAACGGCCTCTTAATAAGAAGTATTATTATGAGCAATAGGAGACAATAACTTAAGGTTATTTTCGGCCTCAAAGCAAGTATGTTTAAACTAATTCTATCAGCTCTATCTCCTATAACCTTTTTAAGTAATTTATATACAGCAGGTAAAATAATTGGAATCCTATTCCAATTTGTCCTCCGAACATCTTGATAAATGTAGGAAGTAAAAGGATAATTCTTCTTATCTACTACTTTCTCAATTAAAGAAGAAGAATTTTTTAAATCCTCCGCGGTTGCAAGGAGCGTATCATTTATCGGAAAGTAATATTTGTAATAAGGGTCGAATACAACCCACCTTTTTTGATAATATACCTCAGTTACCACATGCACTGGAACTCCATCCTTGTAAGAGAAAAGTAACCTCGCCGGAATTCCCATTTTTCTCACAAGTACTGCAAAAACTTTAGCAAAACCGC
It encodes the following:
- a CDS encoding transglutaminase-like domain-containing protein, translated to MKKLVYRVLFSIFILLEAFTLISIHRDNCLFDSIIKEVANKNCAKDNILALLDWVHINVKVKNTGTLTTPRYILTYGSGCGGFAKVFAVLVRKMGIPARLLFSYKDGVPVHVVTEVYYQKRWVVFDPYYKYYFPINDTLLATAEDLKNSSSLIEKVVDKKNYPFTSYIYQDVRRTNWNRIPIILPAVYKLLKKVIGDRADRISLNILALRPKITLSYCLLLLIIILLIKRPFKREKSDLTPLLRKE